AAACACCGGGATGATCCTTAACTTAATCTGAACATGTTGCTTAAAAGCAGTAGGAGTGACAATAGTTCATATATCACAAGTAGGATTACATGTGAAGGTATAGAAGTCAGCAGAGTTTCAGTGTGTTGTACATCATCATGACTAACAGGGACACTTGGAATAAAACATCACACTCTTTACTGGTGATTTCATACTCATATGTGGCTACaaaccactagatgtcactgtTTTTGTTGCTCCAAAACAAGAAGATACAAAGAAATGTGTCAAATACCTTCAGCAGTGTGATGTTTCTTCCCTCATAGGTGTGTCCATAGACAGTAGAGGAAATCAGTTCGGGGTTCCTTTGCTTCACATCTTCCATCCAGCGGTATATCTGTATTGCAATTTAATTAGTGTGATAATTAAATTTGATAATGGCATTTATAGCTTCATGTGGCCAAGGTTCATGTGTAATCTACAAAGACTAAAGCGATAAAAGCGAACATGATTTCAAACTAAAACTACAGTGGAGACTAATTGAATGTGTGTAATCTCAACTAATAAAACTACAGAATGTACAACTTAGAGTACATGTATTATAACCTTACCTCATCCATAGGGTGATATTTGGTGTAGTCATAATTCCACATTGATTCCAAACCATCCACTAAACTGTGAAAgtaaaaaatgaacagaattacaaatacatgatttattagatttttaattatcaaaaaACACCCCTTCAGTATGTCAACATTTAGCATATTTAACAGTGAATTAGCAAAAGTTTCTGTTAAATCTGAGGCCGTTAAATACTTTCTATGAGAAAAGGAAAACGTCAGATACGGTATAAAGTTCAGGGAAATGGTGTAACAGCCTAGCTGTGAATACACACAGCAACAtattaacccttacatactatTCAGGTCTAATTTCACCCATATATTTGCATTTAGTAACAGTAAAACATCCTAAACACCATTCTTTGAGAATTAAGTTTTGTGAATTCCCCAAAAGTGACCCATAatataaagaaattaaaatatttcaactttttaaaaataaattctgcAGTTTTCCAAGTTAAATTGGACCTGTActtatttaataaaaatcacCATTCAAAACTTTTGCTGCGTTCATCACATTCAATAACATTCACTGAAATCATGAtggctgtcatgttctcatgtttTATGTAACACAGGACTATAATAGTGTGATTATCTCTGCCAGATGTAAGCCTGGAGGGGATAATAcgtttggttgtgtgtgtgagtgtctgtgtatttgtctgCAATTAATCTAAAATACTACTGGACctatcagcctaatattttttgcgcacatttatgactgtatgctcaaggacctctcgtGGTTACTGtagttcacaatttttgaaaaaaccTATTTATGTCATTCCTTATTAGCCTATCATAAAGCTGAGACTTTCCAGCAGTCCTCGCAATATAACGACATGATTTATTCCATACCCGATATAtcatgatccactaaagttaggcatGATATGACATGAATAAATCCCCATTTTTGTTATATTCACCACCATCTTGAATGTACACACCTGGCGGAGATCTGCATTCTTCTAGTTGTGGACATTTTTCCTccataattaaataatttaaaatctaaagaatgctctctctgctcttttaAAGCTTAATTTATGACACatgtattaattaataatgatatatttatgtattgaatgaaaaatatatttgtgattCAGATGTTACTGTGGGGATACTGTGAAGAGTCAGAAtttgaacagtatgtaagggttaaataTATTCTGAGCATCTAAAATGATGTGTATCCTTGACTCAGAAAGGAGAAGCAACTGCAGATAATTTGAGGTATTGTCACTTTTGTTTAATAAATTTCTAAATTCAttcacaaaatgaaataaaaattgcTTGGACACAATAATAACTTTAATAGTTAAGCAGTAAACTCAACACAACTCACCCATGAGAAGTCTCCAAACCACCGTTTATTAGCAGGAACAAACCTAGAATCCAAAGtttaactttcattttctccGTTTGCTTGCTTATATTTCTCCTGTCAAGCAGACACCTTACTCAGTGTTGTACCTGCTCCAGCTGCACTAACACTGCTGTCAGTCTCTtcctgtagcagcagcagcttttgttcaaacaggtgaccTTAGATCGTCATGTCACCATGttgacaaaaatatttacagctacATATTAACAGCTATGAGGGATTATGGGAGAGAGAACTACGAATCAGTTATGTATTAACCTTTATGAATTGTCCAGTAAAGTTATATAACAGCTGATATCACAAGGTGTTAGGGCTATGGCAGCAGTGCAATGAGCAATACTTACCAACTGCCTCTCATGTCGGAACATAGACATTTAACATGACCAAAGTCATCTTTCCAATCACAAATCAGGGAGTACATGatagtaaaaatacatatttaaactacAAATTTTGCAGCGAGCCTGTGTTTTGCAGTGACAGAGCTAGACTGCATTCTGCACCATCAGGCGCTGCTGGATAAACGTGCCATTCATTCCTGAACTgtcctgtgtgtctgttgttgttgttgttgtccccCTGTTTCTACTCACGTGGATAATGTAATTGACAGACTCATTCAGGCTAGGATAAGTGCAGggaaaggggggaggggggggaggatgGACATTACAAGTTAGGATATTGTGTGGCTTCGTAGTCTTGGACATTTACAGACTTTTCAGTTTGGAAATATTTAGATTTCCTGAGGATTGTGGAAGGAACCTGTGGCAGGAGGTGTGACTGTCGTGAGATCAGGAAGGATATCCATTGTTGAAACCTTTCGGAAAGAAGCCAATGGGTGCCAAGTATACCGTCTGCTGCTGTCGCTACTATCTGAAccacagcagagaggagaaaaatgctATTTTGCGGTGAGACACTTCTTTCCTGCAGTGATCCTAAAtctttagatttttcttttaatcttcattcattttaatgcactcaaatcaaacacaattTGTTGAGTTTCAAGATCTTAATGTCCTGCTTTTAAACCAGTCAATGTCCTCTTATTCTTTTCTTGTATCCAGAATGCGCACCACCAAAGTTTCCAGGCCACCAGAGCAGTTATCCAGTGAGTCCAGCGACAGcgacagagaggtggagagcctttttgggccgcagccTTCGAGAAGGAGTCCACGCAGCAACCAGCAAAGCCAGATGATCAGTGAAAACCCATGGGCGAGCATAAACAGACCCTGTGACTCTCCCATCAGGCAAGGATCCGACAGAGAGTTAGAGGCTTTTATCAACATGAGAGACCGGGCTGACAAGGCAACAGAGGTGAGACGAAGCTGTGTTGTTgggataaacacacacacatagacacaaagagaaagcagaagtgtatgttattttttcattcataaaaatgacaaaaatcagGCATTTACAGATTATTACAGAGCTCCCTCACCAAGATGTAACACATACTAGAGTACAATTGAATCTAGACAGGACATAGGatacactttttaaagtttcttactgttattttgttatttagaTTCACCATATGGTTGAATCCTGAATGTTGTTGAGATTAAGTATGATTTTTATTAACTTTACACTAAAAATGTTGTGAACTAATGATTTACAAGAAAAGATTACTGTTGTAATCATCTACAGTATCAATCAGTTTCATCTGTTCATTAGCACATTCTTTGAAATGATCTGTGAGAGCTCCTCATCACCTTTTGGGTGATATGGTGTCTGGAAAATGGAGTCACAGTAGAGGGCACCACTTTTTTCTGTGTATAGTACATGTACAACTGCGAGTGTACATAGAAGACTAACGGGATGCTGGACATGCAGCaacagattttatattttacacttGAAAGCCATTTTTATAAGTATCAgtttaagtgtttgtgtttttattaatgtaacACTCTTATTAAATTGATATTAGCTTTACTGATGATTAGCTTTATTACTGAAATGTGAAGAACTGTGAGAGTTATGACTGTGTAACTGTATGTTATCAGCTGTGATCCTTAAAGATCAGATAAAAATGATCAGACCCATCTAACATCATCTATTGACTCAGTTATAGTGGATCCATGAATcctttttgcattatttttgtgCATATAGCTTTAGTTTCCCCACAGTGAACATTTACATTCTCACAAAGATATACTGTGTATCTTAGTACCCAAAAGGTTGTACTACCGGGAGGTACTATAATTCAGTAATTCACTCCCTCTTTCTTATCTGCTTCACCGCAGCTCTCTAATGTCATTATCCAATGAGGGGAAAGGACATACACAGGTGGTGGCTCTCAAAGAAGTCTTTCATGTCGACTCATATCCGTAAACGAACTTGAGCCAGATTCCAAAATAACTTAATATCAACCTTATCGCATTAGAAGAAATGAACTTTAGAAGAAGCGTGTTTACGGCTACATCTTGtgcttaaatattttaaaaggatGTTTGAAGAGTGCCATACATGCACCATGTGgtttgtgtatatgtttaaCACATCATTCAGTATTCAGTATAGCTATAATTGACAAGTAGGATGTTGTCATAGGTCTGCTAAAGCTTCAAATGTGTTGACCAGTAGGCATGAAGCttttcattaacatttatgGAGGAAGGGCAAGTCTGGTCAATTTAATTGAgttttaattgataatgaacTTTGTGAGAAACAGCTTCTCAGCACTGATCTTACCACAGGTCAGTGTAGGTGATTGAGCTTTTTTCTAGTTTGTGGTCTGTCCTCATTCCaaaagaagacacacacacacacacacacacacacacacacacacacacgcacacacagaggcaaCATGCTACTTTATTCACTTACTCAATCAGTGAGCAAGGACTTCTCACACAGTGAGTtactgtaggtttttttttatcacaaagtTAAAATCCCTTAAACTTCataactgaattttaaaaactgcCTCCTCGTCGTCATACTAGGAATAATTTTGTGAGGGCGGCACCACTGAAGAAGAATGAACTGTAGCTGACCCCAGGTCTTCAGCAGAAAACTTTCTTGTGGAGCTGTGCttgattcatttaaataatgtgACCAGAAAGTTGTTATTGCTATTTGCATACACTCAAACACGGTTTTTAATAATTGATGAGTCATTTTTTCCTCAGAGGGAATTCATTGGGAATGTCGTTCAGAGGAcgttttctcaaaatgtcaggACTGCACCTCTGTGAAACTCCACATAAGAGCTGTCAGTGTCTGAGCAGATATTGAGTTTGATGAACATGTGATAGGCAGTTTTCAAATTCAGAATAGCAGGCTGCAGGACACAGAGGGTACATTGTTATTAAATGAATTCCCTGGTGGAGATGTGGGCCAAACAGTCTGGCTGGCCATTCAAAGAGAATATTCACTGAACCCTTGCAATCGTGCTGCGAAACTGCGTTTAATATTAGCACAAACAAACTGAGAATGGCTCTGCTACATTCAAAGGCAATTAAGCTCTCAGGGAATAAAAATAGCTCAGTAAATAAAGTAGGACATGCCAGTTGGTAAACTTTCTGCTTTTTATAATTAACAGTTACAGTTTTGATTATTTAACAGGTAACCTGGTGTCAATGTGCAGTTTAAAGGATGGGTTgacaaattttcaagtctgctcttaaacaacagtcaggtgcccgaatgaactgaaatgaattgaaat
This genomic interval from Thunnus thynnus chromosome 11, fThuThy2.1, whole genome shotgun sequence contains the following:
- the LOC137192093 gene encoding melanoregulin-like isoform X2 — its product is MGAKYTVCCCRYYLNHSREEKNAILRMRTTKVSRPPEQLSSESSDSDREVESLFGPQPSRRSPRSNQQSQMISENPWASINRPCDSPIRQGSDRELEAFINMRDRADKATEEWEKLNYDIYTLRYARREVRSRWKKILLQLGYQCEVDSLLCVNRQSRLSRDQEHLNRATELFKQLLDQTSLFPPGTGHQNRYLYVMDRLVSLDSAEDFVRLAKEKYPQKDS
- the LOC137192093 gene encoding melanoregulin-like isoform X1, with product MHSNQTQFVEFQDLNVLLLNQSMSSYSFLVSRMRTTKVSRPPEQLSSESSDSDREVESLFGPQPSRRSPRSNQQSQMISENPWASINRPCDSPIRQGSDRELEAFINMRDRADKATEEWEKLNYDIYTLRYARREVRSRWKKILLQLGYQCEVDSLLCVNRQSRLSRDQEHLNRATELFKQLLDQTSLFPPGTGHQNRYLYVMDRLVSLDSAEDFVRLAKEKYPQKDS